Proteins encoded within one genomic window of Haladaptatus sp. QDMS2:
- a CDS encoding DUF1850 domain-containing protein, giving the protein MRTRLAFVLVACSLLVGAGATTSVTVLHIQDARTDETVGVERVEPGQEIALHYIHSFDKTPIREVYVIRDGKLVQIREEFQFYAIGLEYTERDQERVGNFTVLHMEREFDSFVLRVATYTNQSLVIGDQEKPLTAYADRWDTVELSPKRVSYLEYAYLKAKATL; this is encoded by the coding sequence ATGCGCACTCGTCTCGCCTTCGTCCTCGTGGCCTGCAGCCTGCTCGTGGGTGCGGGCGCAACGACGAGTGTGACTGTGCTTCACATTCAAGACGCGCGAACTGACGAGACGGTGGGAGTAGAGCGGGTCGAACCGGGGCAAGAAATCGCCCTCCACTACATCCACTCGTTCGATAAAACACCGATTCGTGAGGTGTACGTCATCAGAGACGGGAAACTCGTCCAGATTAGAGAGGAGTTCCAGTTTTATGCAATCGGTCTCGAGTACACCGAACGCGACCAAGAACGAGTGGGGAACTTCACCGTCCTCCACATGGAACGGGAGTTCGACTCCTTTGTCCTGCGCGTCGCGACGTACACCAACCAATCGCTAGTTATCGGTGACCAAGAGAAACCACTCACCGCCTACGCAGACCGGTGGGACACCGTCGAACTCTCTCCGAAGCGCGTTTCGTATCTCGAATATGCCTATCTCAAAGCCAAAGCCACGTTATGA
- a CDS encoding TRAP transporter permease yields the protein MTDTPESAPEEQTEAETKKARDVTGFARYLAMAVAVLAGVYHIYTAGFGTPGAFINRPLHLAFVTILAFLLFPGREKDTDGVPWYDWLLLIVSVPSVLYIAYAIEFGTLADRSGNPVIADLVFGAITILVVLEITRRATGRALPIIAGSFLVYAYYGRFMPQPIIHRGYSIERIISHTYLTTEGIFGIPLGVSATFVVVFIILGAFLEVTGIGDWFIDLAYGATGRTTGGPAKTSVMASGFLASLNGSAVANTATTGAFTIPLMKRTGFKSRYAAAVESAASSGGQIMPPVMGAGAFIMSSWTGISYVTIIAAASIPALLYFLSIGAAVHFRAKRQGLEGVPASDLPNPRKLLMTGAHYLLPLILLVYMLVQGNSAMKAAFYAIMLTMVVAIPPARVKEIVGALVDGDTATAGRIVRSALDTIVAALERGMRMTITVAAACATAGLVVGMVTLTGLGLKFSTLITSLSGGVLIIALILTMLTSIILGMGLPTTAAYVVLAALGAPALTAMGVELLAAHMFIFYFGIISAITPPIMLAVFTASGIAESDPWKTGFTALNLAAAGFLVPYMFVFGPQLLLIGTTTEIAIGATTAIVGVLALSAGTQGYLYMPANYVERVALVLGAVVLIAPGLTTDVVGFAIIAGVLLKQYVLNDPPKSKAVAGAD from the coding sequence ATGACAGACACACCTGAATCAGCACCCGAAGAACAGACCGAAGCGGAAACGAAAAAGGCCAGAGACGTCACCGGGTTCGCCCGCTATCTCGCGATGGCGGTTGCCGTCCTTGCGGGCGTATACCACATCTACACCGCCGGGTTCGGGACGCCCGGCGCGTTCATCAACCGGCCGCTCCACCTCGCGTTCGTCACCATCCTCGCATTCCTGTTGTTCCCGGGCCGCGAGAAGGATACCGACGGCGTGCCGTGGTACGACTGGTTGCTCCTCATCGTCTCGGTGCCGTCGGTGCTCTATATCGCCTACGCCATCGAGTTTGGCACGCTCGCAGATCGGTCGGGCAACCCCGTGATAGCGGACCTCGTGTTCGGAGCCATCACCATCCTCGTCGTCCTCGAAATCACGCGCCGGGCGACCGGACGCGCCCTGCCAATCATCGCCGGGTCGTTCCTCGTCTACGCGTACTACGGGCGATTCATGCCCCAGCCAATCATCCACCGGGGCTACTCCATCGAGCGCATCATCTCCCACACCTACCTCACGACCGAGGGCATTTTTGGAATCCCACTGGGTGTCTCCGCGACGTTCGTCGTCGTGTTCATCATCCTCGGGGCGTTCCTCGAAGTGACGGGCATCGGTGACTGGTTCATCGACCTCGCCTACGGCGCGACCGGCCGCACGACCGGCGGCCCGGCGAAAACCTCCGTGATGGCCAGTGGCTTTCTCGCCAGCCTAAACGGCAGCGCCGTCGCCAACACCGCCACGACTGGCGCGTTCACCATCCCGCTCATGAAGCGCACTGGATTCAAATCACGTTACGCCGCCGCCGTCGAATCTGCGGCGTCCAGCGGTGGGCAAATCATGCCTCCGGTGATGGGCGCGGGCGCGTTCATCATGTCCTCGTGGACCGGCATCTCCTACGTCACCATCATCGCCGCGGCGTCGATTCCTGCGCTGCTCTACTTCCTCTCTATCGGTGCAGCAGTCCACTTCCGCGCGAAGCGCCAGGGACTCGAAGGCGTACCGGCGTCGGACCTGCCGAACCCGCGCAAACTCCTCATGACAGGCGCACACTACCTGCTGCCGCTCATCTTGCTGGTCTACATGCTCGTCCAGGGGAACTCCGCGATGAAGGCGGCGTTCTACGCCATCATGCTGACGATGGTGGTCGCGATTCCGCCCGCTCGGGTGAAGGAAATCGTCGGCGCGCTCGTAGATGGCGACACCGCGACGGCCGGCCGCATCGTCCGGAGCGCACTCGACACCATCGTCGCCGCGCTCGAACGCGGGATGCGCATGACCATCACCGTGGCGGCGGCCTGTGCCACCGCCGGCCTCGTGGTGGGCATGGTCACGCTGACCGGGCTGGGCCTCAAATTCAGCACGCTCATCACGAGCCTCTCCGGCGGGGTGCTTATCATCGCGCTCATCTTGACGATGCTCACCTCCATCATTCTCGGGATGGGGCTTCCGACGACGGCGGCGTACGTCGTCCTCGCAGCACTCGGCGCACCCGCCCTCACGGCGATGGGCGTCGAACTGCTCGCGGCTCACATGTTCATCTTCTACTTCGGCATCATCAGCGCCATCACGCCGCCAATCATGCTCGCCGTCTTCACCGCGAGCGGGATTGCGGAGTCCGACCCGTGGAAGACCGGGTTTACGGCGCTCAATCTCGCAGCCGCAGGATTCCTCGTGCCCTACATGTTCGTCTTCGGGCCGCAACTCCTGCTCATCGGGACCACGACCGAAATCGCAATCGGCGCAACGACCGCCATCGTGGGCGTCCTCGCACTTTCGGCCGGGACGCAGGGCTACCTCTACATGCCGGCAAACTACGTCGAACGCGTCGCGCTCGTCCTCGGGGCCGTCGTCCTCATCGCGCCGGGTCTGACGACTGACGTCGTCGGCTTCGCGATTATCGCGGGCGTGCTCCTCAAACAGTACGTGCTGAACGACCCGCCAAAATCGAAGGCAGTCGCTGGCGCGGACTAA
- a CDS encoding ABC transporter ATP-binding protein, which translates to MWRLYAEYGRAQVPQAILGVLGTLTSRSVGLISPFVLGLAIDTVFLSQRQYALPFVPQAWVPGTPTGLLWFSIAVIAVATVVGAVFQWLANWGWNNFAQHVQHALRVDTYDTMQLLDMGFFDEKQTGEMLSILNNDVNQLETFLNEGISSALRIGVMVLGIGVIMFAINWPLALIALVPVPLLAVFTYLFVKRIQPKYAAVRASVGALNSRLENNIGGIQVIKTENAESYEVERVEGASQHYFDTNWDAITTRIVFFPGLGVITGLGFALTFAVGGFWVLNGAPAGLPGTLTAGQFVTFMVYTQQFIWPMAQFGQIINMYQRAKASSARIFGLMGETARHMESSDAPALEVTAGTVEYDDVSFGYAKADELVLHDVSLTNARGRLLGVVGPTGAGKSTLLKLLVRMYDVAEGAIRIDGTDIRDVSTQSLRRAVGYVSQDPFLFYGTVKENIAYGTFDATDAEIRDAAKRAEAHEFIVNLPDGYDTMVGERGVKLSGGQRQRIAIARTILKDPPILILDEATSHVDTETEALIQRSLNRLAAEKTTFAIAHRLSTIRQADEIIVLDDGRVVERGTHAELIDNDDLYANLWRVQAGEIDDLPPEFIERAIRRRAEIAETEFAEADTSWDY; encoded by the coding sequence ATGTGGCGGCTGTACGCAGAGTACGGCAGAGCGCAGGTGCCACAGGCAATTCTCGGGGTGCTCGGGACGCTTACCTCGCGGAGCGTCGGCCTCATCTCGCCGTTCGTCCTCGGCCTCGCCATCGACACCGTGTTTCTAAGCCAGCGCCAGTACGCCCTGCCGTTCGTCCCCCAGGCGTGGGTGCCGGGGACCCCCACAGGGCTGCTCTGGTTCTCCATCGCCGTCATCGCGGTGGCCACCGTCGTCGGGGCCGTCTTCCAGTGGCTCGCTAACTGGGGCTGGAACAACTTCGCCCAGCACGTCCAACACGCCCTGCGCGTGGACACCTACGATACGATGCAACTGCTCGACATGGGCTTTTTCGACGAGAAGCAGACCGGTGAGATGCTCTCCATCCTCAACAACGACGTGAACCAACTGGAGACGTTCCTGAACGAGGGAATTAGCTCCGCCCTGCGCATCGGCGTGATGGTTCTCGGCATCGGCGTCATCATGTTCGCCATCAACTGGCCGCTCGCGCTCATCGCGCTCGTTCCCGTTCCCCTTCTCGCCGTGTTCACCTACCTGTTCGTAAAGCGCATCCAGCCGAAGTACGCCGCCGTCCGGGCGAGCGTCGGGGCACTCAACAGCCGACTCGAAAACAACATCGGCGGGATTCAGGTCATCAAGACCGAGAACGCAGAGTCCTACGAAGTCGAACGCGTCGAAGGTGCGTCACAGCACTACTTCGATACGAACTGGGACGCCATCACGACGCGCATCGTCTTTTTCCCCGGCCTCGGGGTCATCACCGGCCTCGGATTCGCGCTCACCTTCGCCGTCGGCGGTTTCTGGGTGCTGAACGGCGCACCGGCCGGGCTTCCGGGGACGCTCACGGCTGGCCAGTTCGTGACGTTCATGGTGTACACCCAGCAGTTCATCTGGCCGATGGCGCAGTTCGGGCAAATCATCAATATGTACCAGCGCGCGAAGGCGAGCAGCGCCCGCATCTTCGGCCTGATGGGTGAGACGGCCCGACACATGGAATCTTCCGACGCGCCAGCCCTCGAGGTCACGGCGGGAACCGTCGAATACGACGACGTGTCCTTTGGCTACGCGAAGGCTGACGAACTCGTGTTACACGACGTATCGCTCACGAACGCTCGTGGCCGCCTACTCGGCGTCGTCGGGCCAACCGGCGCGGGCAAATCGACGCTGCTCAAACTCCTCGTCCGGATGTACGACGTGGCCGAGGGAGCCATCCGCATAGACGGAACGGACATCCGCGACGTGAGCACCCAGAGCCTCCGTCGAGCGGTCGGCTACGTCAGTCAGGACCCCTTCCTGTTCTATGGAACCGTAAAGGAGAACATCGCCTACGGCACCTTCGACGCGACGGACGCAGAGATTCGGGACGCCGCAAAGCGCGCGGAAGCCCACGAGTTCATCGTGAACCTTCCCGACGGCTACGACACGATGGTCGGCGAGCGCGGCGTGAAACTCTCGGGCGGCCAGCGCCAGCGCATCGCCATCGCGCGGACGATTCTCAAGGATCCGCCCATTCTCATCCTGGACGAGGCGACGAGTCACGTCGACACCGAGACGGAGGCACTCATCCAGCGCAGTCTGAACCGGCTTGCCGCGGAGAAGACCACGTTCGCCATCGCCCATCGCCTCTCGACGATTCGGCAGGCCGACGAAATCATCGTCCTCGACGACGGGCGCGTGGTCGAACGCGGCACGCACGCAGAACTCATCGACAACGACGACCTGTACGCGAACCTCTGGCGGGTGCAGGCCGGCGAAATCGACGACCTGCCCCCCGAATTCATCGAACGCGCCATTCGACGGCGGGCAGAGATTGCAGAGACTGAGTTCGCAGAGGCCGACACGAGCTGGGACTACTGA
- a CDS encoding GntP family permease — translation MLEGLPLVLLLLGAVAFIILATAKLNLHAFLALLIAAYGTGLAAGLDPKEVASLVTEGFGGVLAYIGVVILAGTIIGIVLERTGAAIVIAETILDIIGEEHTTTVMAITGSVVSIPVFCDSGFIILSSLNRSLAERSKLSLATLGVALAGGLYATHVFVPPTPGPIAAAGILGADIGLVMLAGILVSVPVTLVAAKWASTVAARYHIDPNPDMTIEDIKAEYGRLPSKVASFAPLLVPILLITLGSIAAYPEVENPAIFTGTVQSVLLFLGDPAVALLIGAFVGFTTVPDYSAEVTSDWVSDGIESAAVILAVTGAGGAFGTVLKALPLKGFIGDTFGGLGIGLIAAFIIAAALKSALGSSTVSIVTTAGLIAPLLPELGLASTWGRVFAVLAIGAGSMTVSHANDSYFWIIKEFTDMKTATAYQAWTLATLMLGVTSILWILVLRNVVAVVL, via the coding sequence ATGCTAGAAGGACTCCCGCTCGTACTGTTACTCCTTGGCGCCGTCGCCTTCATCATCCTGGCGACGGCCAAGTTGAATCTCCACGCATTTCTCGCATTGCTCATCGCCGCCTACGGAACCGGGTTGGCGGCCGGACTCGACCCCAAAGAAGTGGCCTCGCTCGTCACCGAAGGATTCGGCGGTGTGCTCGCCTACATCGGTGTCGTCATCCTCGCGGGGACGATAATCGGCATCGTCTTAGAACGCACGGGTGCAGCCATCGTCATCGCCGAGACGATTCTCGACATCATCGGTGAAGAACACACGACGACGGTGATGGCCATCACGGGCAGTGTGGTCAGCATCCCCGTCTTCTGTGACTCCGGGTTCATCATCCTCTCGTCGCTGAACCGGTCGCTCGCAGAGCGGTCGAAGCTTTCGCTCGCCACGCTCGGGGTTGCCCTCGCTGGCGGTCTCTACGCGACACACGTTTTCGTGCCGCCAACGCCCGGTCCCATCGCAGCCGCCGGGATTCTCGGTGCAGACATCGGCCTCGTGATGCTCGCCGGTATCCTCGTCTCCGTCCCGGTGACGCTCGTCGCAGCGAAGTGGGCGTCTACGGTCGCCGCGAGGTACCACATCGACCCGAACCCGGACATGACCATCGAGGACATCAAGGCCGAGTACGGCCGCCTCCCCTCGAAAGTGGCCTCGTTCGCGCCGCTGCTCGTCCCAATTCTCCTGATTACACTCGGGAGCATCGCGGCGTACCCGGAGGTCGAAAACCCAGCAATTTTCACCGGCACAGTTCAGTCCGTCTTGCTGTTCCTTGGCGACCCTGCCGTCGCGCTGCTCATCGGTGCGTTCGTCGGATTCACCACCGTTCCGGACTACTCCGCTGAAGTCACGAGCGACTGGGTCAGTGACGGCATCGAGAGCGCCGCCGTCATCCTCGCCGTGACCGGCGCTGGCGGAGCCTTCGGGACGGTTCTCAAGGCGCTCCCGCTCAAGGGCTTCATCGGTGATACGTTCGGCGGCCTCGGTATCGGTCTCATCGCCGCGTTCATCATCGCCGCCGCGCTCAAGTCTGCGCTCGGCTCTTCGACAGTTTCCATCGTCACGACGGCGGGTCTCATCGCGCCACTGCTTCCCGAGCTCGGCCTCGCCTCGACGTGGGGTCGCGTGTTCGCCGTGCTCGCCATCGGCGCGGGAAGCATGACCGTCAGCCACGCGAACGACTCCTACTTCTGGATAATCAAGGAGTTCACCGACATGAAGACGGCCACGGCGTACCAGGCGTGGACGCTCGCGACGCTCATGCTCGGGGTGACCAGTATCCTCTGGATTCTCGTGCTCAGAAACGTCGTCGCCGTGGTGCTCTAG
- a CDS encoding glycerate kinase — translation MFTDREIHATTPARTVALDCLKAGIEAAHPRRVIADAVSLDGDTLTVANVTYDLTAFDDVVVLGGGNAAAHVAAALETALGNRLSGGVVVTDDPAETDRVTVHRGDHPVPSERGVEGATAVMVAAERADERTLVLAVITGGASALLPAPVDAITLDDLQATTNALLESGATIHEINAVRKHLSALKGGQLARLAAPATVVGLVLSDVVGNDLSVIGSGPTVPDDSTYEDALSVLSQYDVPVPDAVSAHLERGASGDLQETPRADDPIFDRVTTHILADNFTALDAAREVAKEQGYDPLVLSSSVRGEAREAAKSHVAVAEEVLATGNPLDAPCVLLAGGECTVTVRGDGEGGPSQEFCVSAALELRDERITVAAVDSDGIDGATDVAGALVDTETFDDRTAASTALRENDVYPLLAAAGAHLHTGATGTNVNDLRIVVVDA, via the coding sequence ATGTTCACTGACCGAGAAATTCACGCGACGACCCCGGCCCGGACGGTAGCCCTAGACTGTCTCAAAGCGGGCATCGAGGCGGCCCACCCCCGCCGCGTCATCGCCGACGCCGTCTCGCTCGACGGCGACACCCTCACCGTCGCGAACGTCACCTACGACCTCACGGCGTTCGACGACGTAGTCGTCCTCGGAGGCGGGAACGCAGCCGCACACGTCGCCGCGGCCCTGGAAACCGCCCTCGGGAACCGGCTCTCCGGCGGCGTCGTGGTCACCGACGACCCGGCCGAAACTGACCGCGTGACCGTCCACCGCGGCGACCACCCGGTCCCGAGCGAGCGCGGCGTGGAAGGAGCCACCGCGGTGATGGTGGCCGCAGAACGCGCCGACGAACGCACCCTCGTCCTCGCCGTCATCACGGGCGGGGCGAGCGCCCTCCTGCCCGCACCGGTCGATGCAATCACACTCGACGACCTCCAGGCCACGACCAACGCGCTGCTCGAATCGGGGGCGACCATCCACGAGATCAACGCCGTGAGAAAACACCTCTCTGCGCTCAAAGGCGGGCAACTCGCCCGTCTCGCCGCCCCCGCGACGGTCGTCGGCCTCGTCCTTTCTGACGTCGTCGGCAACGACCTCTCGGTCATCGGCAGCGGCCCGACCGTCCCCGACGATTCGACCTACGAGGACGCACTGTCGGTGCTCTCACAGTACGACGTGCCCGTCCCGGACGCGGTATCGGCACACCTCGAACGCGGCGCGTCGGGTGACTTACAGGAGACGCCCCGGGCGGACGACCCGATTTTCGACCGGGTGACCACCCACATCCTCGCGGACAATTTCACGGCGCTCGACGCTGCCCGTGAGGTCGCGAAAGAACAGGGGTACGACCCGCTCGTCCTCTCGTCGAGCGTCCGCGGTGAGGCCCGCGAGGCGGCGAAGTCTCACGTCGCCGTGGCCGAGGAAGTACTCGCGACGGGGAATCCACTGGACGCCCCGTGCGTTCTCCTTGCGGGTGGCGAGTGCACTGTCACGGTTCGTGGTGACGGCGAGGGTGGCCCGAGCCAGGAGTTCTGTGTGAGCGCGGCGCTCGAACTCCGAGACGAGCGAATCACCGTCGCGGCGGTCGATTCAGACGGCATCGACGGGGCCACCGACGTGGCCGGCGCACTCGTCGATACGGAGACGTTCGACGACCGCACCGCTGCCAGCACGGCCCTGCGGGAAAATGACGTCTATCCCCTGCTCGCGGCGGCAGGTGCCCACCTGCACACCGGCGCGACGGGGACGAACGTAAACGACCTGCGAATCGTCGTCGTGGACGCCTAG
- a CDS encoding lamin tail domain-containing protein, with translation MARAPVAAGLLVLVVFAGCLGGISGSPDGTTPTAETTTVTTANGTFSVHYINVGQGDSTLLVGPGGETVLIDTGDFKDDGEHVIAYLQSQGITRLDALVTTHADADHVGGNAAVIEYFETEADGVGAVYDPGIVADTATYTRYLDAVEEYDVTLFRTQAGDTIPMEGVDISVLSPPENYLADENRNENSIVLLATHGENRFLFTGDAEHEAEDYLVEKYDLDVTVFKAGHHGSSTSNSPELLDEASPAVAVISSDFDSRYGHPHREVLDAFATRNIPTFWTGTHGDVVAVSNGTAVTLKTQRAAPTDAADLRNAAPASPDLDAPVEPRLVVRGEATSPVGETPTTAEPTPDGGVSFVVKEVHEDAEGPDGDNLNDEYVVFENTGEEALDLSEWTVRDEAGKTYTFEDLTLAPGATVTLYTGSGTDSATERYWGAGSPVWNNDGDTVTVTDAEGGVVVEVTY, from the coding sequence ATGGCACGCGCTCCAGTCGCGGCGGGATTGCTGGTGCTCGTCGTCTTCGCGGGGTGTCTCGGGGGCATCAGCGGCAGCCCAGACGGCACGACACCGACCGCAGAGACGACGACGGTCACGACGGCCAACGGCACGTTCTCGGTTCACTACATCAACGTCGGACAAGGAGATAGCACGCTGCTCGTCGGTCCAGGGGGCGAGACAGTCCTCATCGACACGGGCGACTTCAAGGACGACGGTGAGCACGTCATCGCCTACTTGCAATCGCAGGGCATCACCAGACTGGACGCACTCGTCACCACGCACGCGGACGCAGACCACGTCGGCGGGAACGCCGCCGTCATCGAATACTTCGAGACCGAAGCCGACGGCGTCGGCGCGGTGTACGACCCCGGTATCGTCGCCGACACGGCGACGTACACCCGGTATCTGGACGCCGTAGAGGAGTACGACGTGACGCTGTTCCGAACGCAAGCCGGAGACACGATTCCGATGGAAGGGGTGGACATCTCCGTGTTGAGTCCTCCCGAGAACTACCTCGCAGACGAGAATCGAAACGAGAACAGTATCGTCCTCCTCGCCACCCACGGCGAGAACCGCTTCCTGTTCACCGGCGACGCAGAGCACGAGGCAGAGGACTATCTCGTCGAAAAGTACGACCTCGACGTGACCGTGTTCAAAGCCGGTCACCACGGCAGTTCGACGAGCAACAGCCCCGAACTGCTGGACGAGGCCTCACCGGCCGTCGCGGTCATCTCCAGTGATTTCGACTCGCGCTACGGCCACCCCCACCGAGAGGTGTTAGACGCGTTCGCCACCCGCAACATCCCGACGTTCTGGACGGGCACGCACGGTGACGTGGTTGCTGTGAGCAACGGGACGGCAGTGACTCTCAAGACGCAACGCGCCGCGCCGACGGACGCCGCCGACCTGCGGAATGCCGCGCCTGCGTCCCCGGACCTCGACGCGCCGGTCGAGCCTCGATTGGTCGTCCGCGGCGAGGCGACCAGTCCCGTCGGCGAGACGCCCACGACGGCCGAGCCGACGCCCGACGGCGGCGTCTCCTTCGTCGTCAAGGAGGTTCACGAGGACGCCGAGGGGCCGGACGGCGACAACCTGAACGACGAGTACGTCGTGTTCGAAAACACGGGTGAGGAAGCACTCGACCTGTCCGAATGGACCGTCCGCGACGAGGCCGGAAAGACGTACACTTTCGAGGACCTGACGCTCGCTCCTGGCGCGACAGTGACGTTGTACACTGGTTCCGGAACCGACTCGGCGACCGAACGCTACTGGGGCGCTGGTAGTCCGGTCTGGAACAACGACGGCGATACGGTTACTGTCACTGACGCCGAAGGAGGAGTCGTGGTGGAGGTAACCTACTGA
- a CDS encoding DUF3006 domain-containing protein, whose translation MVTDGAYTAVIDRIEDNHAVLLIEEGGKDVDELVVHETKLPFDMREPNLVVHVTLEGGKLRSVDADREETAERMEDAQSRFDRLAKRPPETEQP comes from the coding sequence ATGGTCACAGACGGGGCGTACACGGCGGTCATCGACCGAATCGAGGACAACCATGCAGTCTTGCTCATCGAGGAAGGCGGCAAGGACGTAGACGAACTCGTCGTCCACGAGACGAAACTGCCGTTCGACATGCGCGAGCCAAATCTCGTCGTCCACGTCACCCTCGAAGGCGGGAAACTCCGATCGGTGGATGCAGACCGTGAGGAGACGGCAGAACGCATGGAAGATGCCCAGAGCCGCTTCGACCGATTGGCGAAGCGCCCGCCAGAAACAGAACAGCCCTGA
- a CDS encoding VOC family protein — translation MMQTGDAITWFEIPVRDLNRAVTFYTTILGIDLQVTNLMGVPHALFPVTETGVSGALTQRRDVKPAEHGTRVYLRVDGDINNALSKVEHAGGRVLTPKTSLGEEGFYGVIRDSEGNAIGLHSPR, via the coding sequence ATGATGCAAACCGGAGATGCCATCACCTGGTTCGAGATTCCGGTTCGAGATTTAAACCGGGCGGTAACGTTCTACACGACGATACTCGGTATCGACTTGCAAGTGACGAACCTGATGGGCGTCCCCCACGCCCTGTTTCCCGTCACCGAAACCGGGGTGAGCGGGGCACTCACCCAGCGTAGAGACGTGAAACCGGCGGAGCACGGGACTCGCGTCTACCTCCGCGTCGACGGCGACATCAACAACGCGCTCTCGAAGGTCGAACACGCGGGGGGTCGCGTCCTCACGCCGAAGACGTCGCTCGGCGAGGAGGGGTTCTACGGCGTGATTCGGGATTCAGAGGGGAACGCGATTGGCCTCCACTCGCCTCGATAG
- a CDS encoding DUF4112 domain-containing protein: MRKTPAEQTEDTLDNLRSLSTLLDNSIRVPGTNYRIGLDPLVGMLPVVGDLPTTALSVYIVFEAASIGVPRPTLYRMVFNLVIDATVGSIPIIGDLFDAVWKANARNVALLEARHQDASGAVADERFLLLASAGLLLVLVVVAFAVVALVSLLVTRLGLL; encoded by the coding sequence GTGAGAAAAACGCCCGCGGAGCAGACCGAGGACACGCTCGATAATCTGCGCTCGCTGAGCACGCTGCTCGACAACTCGATTCGCGTCCCCGGGACGAACTACCGCATTGGCCTCGACCCGCTGGTCGGAATGCTACCGGTCGTCGGTGACCTGCCGACGACGGCGCTCTCCGTCTACATCGTCTTCGAGGCCGCCTCTATCGGCGTTCCACGACCGACCCTGTACCGAATGGTGTTCAACCTCGTCATCGACGCCACCGTCGGGTCGATACCCATCATCGGCGACCTGTTCGACGCCGTGTGGAAAGCAAACGCCCGGAACGTCGCGCTCCTCGAAGCGCGCCATCAAGACGCCTCGGGGGCCGTCGCCGACGAACGATTCCTCCTGCTCGCGAGCGCGGGTCTGTTGCTCGTTCTCGTGGTCGTCGCCTTCGCGGTGGTCGCGCTCGTGTCGTTGCTCGTGACCCGGCTTGGCCTCCTCTGA
- a CDS encoding NADH:flavin oxidoreductase/NADH oxidase yields the protein MTHLFDPLTIRETTARNRIMVSPMCQYSCDTDGLATDWHEVHLGSRAVGGAGIVMAEATAVSPAGRISPNDLGLWSQEHADALAPIADFIAEQGSVPAIQLAHAGRKASNARPFDGGHGLSPDEGGWETLAPSGPYPKDDAPQTREMTAEDIEDVKAEFVRSAELARDAGFDIAEVHSAHGYLLHSFLSPASNDREDEYGGSFENRTRLTREVTRAVREVWPEDKPVFVRISATDWLPDRESWTVEDSVKLAPLLAADGADLIDVSAGGLHPDQQLPHSGPNYQVPYAEQVGEATDALVGAVGGIKDARQADALIRNGRADLAIVGREHLRDPYFALHAAEELGEEAEWPVQYRRAV from the coding sequence ATGACACACCTCTTCGACCCGCTCACCATCCGCGAAACCACCGCGCGCAACAGAATCATGGTCTCGCCGATGTGCCAGTACTCCTGTGATACCGACGGGCTGGCGACCGATTGGCACGAGGTCCACCTCGGCAGTCGCGCCGTCGGCGGTGCGGGCATCGTCATGGCCGAGGCGACGGCCGTCTCGCCCGCCGGGCGCATCTCCCCGAACGACCTCGGTCTCTGGAGTCAGGAGCACGCTGACGCACTCGCCCCGATTGCTGACTTTATCGCCGAACAGGGGTCAGTTCCGGCCATCCAACTCGCCCACGCGGGGCGCAAGGCGAGCAACGCCCGCCCCTTCGATGGCGGTCACGGACTCTCGCCCGACGAAGGCGGCTGGGAGACGCTCGCGCCGAGCGGTCCCTACCCGAAAGACGACGCCCCCCAGACCCGCGAGATGACTGCCGAAGATATCGAGGACGTGAAAGCCGAGTTCGTCCGGTCGGCAGAACTCGCCCGCGACGCCGGGTTCGACATCGCCGAGGTGCACTCCGCTCACGGCTACCTCCTCCATTCGTTCCTCTCGCCCGCGAGCAACGACCGCGAGGACGAATACGGCGGCAGTTTCGAGAATCGCACGCGCCTCACCCGCGAAGTAACTCGCGCCGTCCGCGAGGTGTGGCCCGAGGACAAACCCGTATTCGTGCGTATCTCCGCGACCGACTGGTTGCCAGACCGCGAGTCGTGGACGGTCGAGGACTCGGTGAAACTCGCCCCACTGCTCGCCGCAGACGGTGCAGATCTCATCGACGTGAGCGCGGGTGGCCTCCACCCCGACCAGCAACTACCCCACAGCGGCCCCAACTATCAGGTCCCGTACGCAGAGCAGGTTGGGGAGGCGACCGACGCACTCGTCGGCGCAGTCGGCGGTATCAAGGACGCGCGACAGGCAGACGCCCTCATCCGAAACGGTCGTGCCGACCTCGCCATTGTCGGGCGCGAACACCTCCGTGACCCGTACTTTGCCCTCCACGCCGCAGAAGAACTCGGCGAGGAGGCTGAGTGGCCGGTTCAGTACCGCCGGGCGGTGTGA